The Amaranthus tricolor cultivar Red isolate AtriRed21 chromosome 6, ASM2621246v1, whole genome shotgun sequence genome has a segment encoding these proteins:
- the LOC130814729 gene encoding uncharacterized protein LOC130814729 isoform X1 gives MFFSIPLRKQHEKEEKEGIGVSFRLENFIPGVVIGFILGILIDFAKLPKKPPKQKTLHQTKPCDSLSSPYLEDEELKMVLVVRQDLKMRSGKIASQCAHAAMGMYAELMQSQRLLLRQWEQCGQTKVVTTCKNLKEMNRLQQEAECIGLPTFVVADAGRTQVASGSKTVLAIGPGRKSVVDSVTGKQRLL, from the exons ATGTTCTTCTCAATTCCTTTAAGAAAG CAACATgagaaagaagaaaaggaaGGAATAGGAGTGAGTTTCAGGCTAGAAAACTTCATTCCAGGTGTTGTTATTGGCTTCATTTTGGGAATACTTATTGATTTTGCTAAACTCCCTAAAAAACCACCAAAACAAAAAACCTTACACCAAACAAAGCCTTGTGATTCCTTATCTTCACCTTATCTGGAAGatgaagagctcaaaatg GTTTTGGTGGTTAGACAAGATCTGAAAATGAGATCCGGAAAGATAGCCTCTCAATGTGCTC ATGCTGCCATGGGCATGTATGCTGAACTGATGCAAAG TCAGAGGCTCTTGTTGAGGCAGTGGGAGCAATGTGGGCAAACTAAAGTAGTAACCACATGCAAGAATCTAAAAGAAAT GAATAGATTGCAGCAAGAAGCTGAGTGCATTGGCCTTCCAACATTTGTTGTTGCAGACGCTGGGCGCACACAG GTTGCTTCAGGTTCAAAGACGGTACTGGCAATTGGACCTG GAAGAAAGTCTGTGGTGGATTCCGTCACAGGGAAACAGCGACTTCTTTGA
- the LOC130814729 gene encoding uncharacterized protein LOC130814729 isoform X3, whose protein sequence is MFFSIPLRKQHEKEEKEGIGVSFRLENFIPGVVIGFILGILIDFAKLPKKPPKQKTLHQTKPCDSLSSPYLEDEELKMVLVVRQDLKMRSGKIASQCAHAAMGMYAELMQSQRLLLRQWEQCGQTKVVTTCKNLKEMNRLQQEAECIGLPTFVVADAGRTQDGGCCLSKFAPFK, encoded by the exons ATGTTCTTCTCAATTCCTTTAAGAAAG CAACATgagaaagaagaaaaggaaGGAATAGGAGTGAGTTTCAGGCTAGAAAACTTCATTCCAGGTGTTGTTATTGGCTTCATTTTGGGAATACTTATTGATTTTGCTAAACTCCCTAAAAAACCACCAAAACAAAAAACCTTACACCAAACAAAGCCTTGTGATTCCTTATCTTCACCTTATCTGGAAGatgaagagctcaaaatg GTTTTGGTGGTTAGACAAGATCTGAAAATGAGATCCGGAAAGATAGCCTCTCAATGTGCTC ATGCTGCCATGGGCATGTATGCTGAACTGATGCAAAG TCAGAGGCTCTTGTTGAGGCAGTGGGAGCAATGTGGGCAAACTAAAGTAGTAACCACATGCAAGAATCTAAAAGAAAT GAATAGATTGCAGCAAGAAGCTGAGTGCATTGGCCTTCCAACATTTGTTGTTGCAGACGCTGGGCGCACACAG GATGGTGGCTGTTGTCTGTCCAAGTTTGCACCTTTTAAGTAG
- the LOC130814729 gene encoding uncharacterized protein LOC130814729 isoform X2 gives MFFSIPLRKQHEKEEKEGIGVSFRLENFIPGVVIGFILGILIDFAKLPKKPPKQKTLHQTKPCDSLSSPYLEDEELKMVLVVRQDLKMRSGKIASQCAHAAMGMYAELMQSQRLLLRQWEQCGQTKVVTTCKNLKEILQQEAECIGLPTFVVADAGRTQVASGSKTVLAIGPGRKSVVDSVTGKQRLL, from the exons ATGTTCTTCTCAATTCCTTTAAGAAAG CAACATgagaaagaagaaaaggaaGGAATAGGAGTGAGTTTCAGGCTAGAAAACTTCATTCCAGGTGTTGTTATTGGCTTCATTTTGGGAATACTTATTGATTTTGCTAAACTCCCTAAAAAACCACCAAAACAAAAAACCTTACACCAAACAAAGCCTTGTGATTCCTTATCTTCACCTTATCTGGAAGatgaagagctcaaaatg GTTTTGGTGGTTAGACAAGATCTGAAAATGAGATCCGGAAAGATAGCCTCTCAATGTGCTC ATGCTGCCATGGGCATGTATGCTGAACTGATGCAAAG TCAGAGGCTCTTGTTGAGGCAGTGGGAGCAATGTGGGCAAACTAAAGTAGTAACCACATGCAAGAATCTAAAAGAAAT ATTGCAGCAAGAAGCTGAGTGCATTGGCCTTCCAACATTTGTTGTTGCAGACGCTGGGCGCACACAG GTTGCTTCAGGTTCAAAGACGGTACTGGCAATTGGACCTG GAAGAAAGTCTGTGGTGGATTCCGTCACAGGGAAACAGCGACTTCTTTGA
- the LOC130814729 gene encoding uncharacterized protein LOC130814729 isoform X4 codes for MFFSIPLRKQHEKEEKEGIGVSFRLENFIPGVVIGFILGILIDFAKLPKKPPKQKTLHQTKPCDSLSSPYLEDEELKMVLVVRQDLKMRSGKIASQCAHAAMGMYAELMQSQRLLLRQWEQCGQTKVVTTCKNLKEILQQEAECIGLPTFVVADAGRTQDGGCCLSKFAPFK; via the exons ATGTTCTTCTCAATTCCTTTAAGAAAG CAACATgagaaagaagaaaaggaaGGAATAGGAGTGAGTTTCAGGCTAGAAAACTTCATTCCAGGTGTTGTTATTGGCTTCATTTTGGGAATACTTATTGATTTTGCTAAACTCCCTAAAAAACCACCAAAACAAAAAACCTTACACCAAACAAAGCCTTGTGATTCCTTATCTTCACCTTATCTGGAAGatgaagagctcaaaatg GTTTTGGTGGTTAGACAAGATCTGAAAATGAGATCCGGAAAGATAGCCTCTCAATGTGCTC ATGCTGCCATGGGCATGTATGCTGAACTGATGCAAAG TCAGAGGCTCTTGTTGAGGCAGTGGGAGCAATGTGGGCAAACTAAAGTAGTAACCACATGCAAGAATCTAAAAGAAAT ATTGCAGCAAGAAGCTGAGTGCATTGGCCTTCCAACATTTGTTGTTGCAGACGCTGGGCGCACACAG GATGGTGGCTGTTGTCTGTCCAAGTTTGCACCTTTTAAGTAG
- the LOC130814729 gene encoding uncharacterized protein LOC130814729 isoform X5 yields the protein MFFSIPLRKQHEKEEKEGIGVSFRLENFIPGVVIGFILGILIDFAKLPKKPPKQKTLHQTKPCDSLSSPYLEDEELKMVLVVRQDLKMRSGKIASQCAHAAMGMYAELMQRNRLQQEAECIGLPTFVVADAGRTQVASGSKTVLAIGPGRKSVVDSVTGKQRLL from the exons ATGTTCTTCTCAATTCCTTTAAGAAAG CAACATgagaaagaagaaaaggaaGGAATAGGAGTGAGTTTCAGGCTAGAAAACTTCATTCCAGGTGTTGTTATTGGCTTCATTTTGGGAATACTTATTGATTTTGCTAAACTCCCTAAAAAACCACCAAAACAAAAAACCTTACACCAAACAAAGCCTTGTGATTCCTTATCTTCACCTTATCTGGAAGatgaagagctcaaaatg GTTTTGGTGGTTAGACAAGATCTGAAAATGAGATCCGGAAAGATAGCCTCTCAATGTGCTC ATGCTGCCATGGGCATGTATGCTGAACTGATGCAAAG GAATAGATTGCAGCAAGAAGCTGAGTGCATTGGCCTTCCAACATTTGTTGTTGCAGACGCTGGGCGCACACAG GTTGCTTCAGGTTCAAAGACGGTACTGGCAATTGGACCTG GAAGAAAGTCTGTGGTGGATTCCGTCACAGGGAAACAGCGACTTCTTTGA
- the LOC130814728 gene encoding THO complex subunit 6, producing MVMDVTNWDEEAYRNSILHERESQSQTVFRAIFAPSSLSNPNPEIVVTASSDGSLATYSLSSLLSSLEMRHGISSPQQVLAAEPNCFLQAHEGPAYDVKFYGDDADALLLSCGDDGRIRGWKWMELEASETPIHEQGSHVRPVIDLMNPQHRGPWCAMSPISENNAIAVDYQGGSIYAAAGDSSAYCWDVETCKIRMMFKGHSDYLHCIVARKSSNQIITGSEDGTARIWDCRSGKCTQVISPDRNMSLKEISCVSCIAIDASESWLACGSGQNLFVWNLLASEQITRINTPMICQDVVFDDNHILAVGASPMLSRMDMNGKILSQIRCAPESAFSVSLHQSGVIAVAGYAGMVDFVSQFGSHLCSFQCTSV from the exons ATGGTGATGGACGTCACAAACTGGGATGAAGAAGCTTACAGAAACTCCATCCTTCATGAAAGAGAATCTCAATCTCAAACCGTTTTTCGCGCCATTTTTGCTCCTTCATCCCTTTCAAACCCTAACCCTGAAATTGTCGTTACTGCTTCCAGTGATGGTTCCCTCGCCACCTACTCACTCTCTTCTCTACTCTCTTCCCTT GAAATGCGTCATGGCATTTCGAGTCCTCAACA AGTGCTTGCTGCTGAACCCAATTGTTTTCTTCAAGCGCACGAAGGACCTGCTTATGATGTTAAATTTTATGGCGATGATGCTGATGCTTTGTTACTCAG CTGTGGAGATGATGGTCGGATACGAGGTTGGAAATGGATGGAACTTGAAGCCTCTGAGACACCGATACATGAACAAG GCTCCCATGTAAGACCAGTAATTGACTTGATGAATCCACAACACAG GGGTCCATGGTGTGCTATGTCTCCAATTTCTGAGAACAATGCAATTGCTGTTGACTACCAG GGAGGATCCATATATGCTGCTGCTGGTGATTCTTCCGCATATTGTTGGGACGTG GAGACATGTAAGATTAGGATGATGTTTAAAGGACATTCAGATTATTTGCATTGCATTGTTGCTCGTAAGAGTAGCAATCAG ATCATAACTGGTTCAGAGGACGGCACAGCAAGAATATGGG ATTGCCGAAGTGGGAAGTGCACTCAGGTTATATCTCCTGACCGAAATATGAGTCTAAAGGAAATATCGTGTGTTAGCTGCATTGCTATCGATGCTAGTGAGAGTTGGCTG GCTTGTGGCAGTGGACAAAATTTATTTGTGTGGAATCTTCTTGCTTCAGAACAAATTACAAGGATCAATACTCCTATGATTTGCCAAGATGTAGTATTTGATGACAATCAT ATTTTAGCAGTTGGAGCCTCACCCATGCTTAGTCGTATGGATATGAATGGCAAGATTCTATCTCAGATAAGATGTGCTCCTGAATCTGCCTTTTCTGTCTCCTTACATCAATCGGGT GTTATAGCAGTCGCTGGTTATGCAGGAATGGTTGATTTTGTATCGCAGTTTGGTAGTCATTTGTGCTCATTTCAATGCACGTCtgtatga
- the LOC130815690 gene encoding disease resistance protein RPS2-like: protein MTEFSSLIKLSSFYDILDCLEYLFIKGCEGLVHLKVATIYGGGERLRRLNVYNCTTVKVIDLRSEPAKDWLPSLEVLSLQFLPNLSHIRRNYASSKSHRNIRFFNIWYCSKLKNVSWILQLPRLEKMYLFYCEGIEHIIGENDVVEGSFELVFRSLKTISFRKLPKLRSFSNVASSFPILKTFAMIDCPQLRKLPSTDVLRQIIRLCTVVGTCGRTWNGIILLQARVYSPSS from the coding sequence ATGACCGAGTTTTCTTCTTTGATTAAGCTTTCGAGTTTCTATGATATATTAGACTGTCTCGAGTACCTATTCATTAAAGGATGCGAAGGATTAGTGCATCTAAAGGTAGCGACAATTTATGGAGGCGGTGAGAGATTAAGACGGCTTAATGTCTATAACTGCACCACTGTGAAGGTGATCGACCTTCGCTCTGAACCCGCCAAGGATTGGCTTCCAAGTCTTGAGGTTCTTTCGTTACAATTCCTCCCAAACTTGTCCCACATACGGAGGAATTATGCATCGTCTAAATCCCATAGAAATATCcgtttttttaatatatggtATTGCTCGAAACTCAAGAATGTCTCGTGGATCCTACAACTTCCAAGGCTCGAGAAAATGTATCTATTTTACTGTGAAGGGATAGAACATATCATAGGCGAAAATGATGTGGTAGAAGGATCATTCGAGCTAGTTTTTCGTAGTCTTAAGACTATATCTTTTCGAAAGCTTCCCAAATTAAGGAGTTTTTCCAATGTAGCATCTTCTTTCCCTATCCTTAAGACATTTGCTATGATTGATTGTCCACAGCTTAGGAAGCTACCGTCGACTGATGTGCTTCGTCAGATAATCCGATTGTGTACTGTAGTCGGGACTTGTGGGAGAACTTGGAATGGGATAATATTGCTGCAAGCTCGAGTTTACTCCCCCAGTTCATAG
- the LOC130815969 gene encoding LOW QUALITY PROTEIN: disease resistance protein RPS2-like (The sequence of the model RefSeq protein was modified relative to this genomic sequence to represent the inferred CDS: inserted 1 base in 1 codon) — protein MRNDLQKEIEQTQLEGYMSTEQAQGWLKKVDQTLVESYRMLEHPVEQAICSRKYSEYRLSKKAERKEREISQLIHIKANLAVLVRGSLRIHPIPCGPTVGMNDALEMAMETIADDEARIIGIYGTGGVGKTTLLKPIKNEYLCRTNEFEAVIWITVSRDFNLERIQRCVXLRLGLSFDANDSQEVLTSRICEFLMRIKFLLLLDDVWRSIDLESIGIPLPDSRNKSKVVLTARSEDVCSYMDANKKLKVDFLNEENTWSLFCQKLGGVEILSSDLKPYAEEIVKKCGGLPLALITVGRAMAYRKSEEEWKYALEVLNNAPSEFEGMEDVFSLLKFSVDNLHDDTLKKCFLYCALFPEEYPLEIEQLIDYWIGEGFLDGLNENSLRNKGHTFVGSLKVACLLENREDSTQLKMHDIVRSFALWVLTKKGKKKDKMVVQGCNGLYELPGVKWKKAERISLLGNELTTLSGTPVCPHSCTLLLHWNRRLSKICTDFFLHMPALKVLDLSVTSITQIPRSIGESVELCYHDLSRTKIIELPQELGCLSKLTYLDLQRTDSLRKIPRDAIL, from the exons ATGAGAAATGACTTGCAAAAAGAGATTGAACAAACACAGTTAGAGGGTTATATGAGCACTGAACAAGCCCAAGGATGGCTCAAAAAGGTGGATCAGACACTAGTCGAGTCTTATCGTATGCTCGAACACCCTGTGGAACAAGCAATTTGCAGTAGAAAATACTCAGAATACAGGCTGAGCAAGAAAGCTGAGCGAAAGGAACGAGAAATCAGTCAGCTGATCCATATAAAGGCTAATCTGGCTGTCCTTGTTCGTGGCTCACTGCGTATCCATCCAATCCCATGTGGACCCACTGTTGGGATGAATGATGCACTAGAGATGGCAATGGAAACTATTGCAGATGATGAAGCTCGAATAATTGGGATTTATGGGACGGGTGGTGTAGGAAAGACTACCTTGTTGAAACCTATTAAAAATGAGTATTTGTGTAGAACAAATGAGTTTGAGGCTGTGATTTGGATTACTGTCTCTAGAGATTTCAATCTCGAGAGGATACAACGTTGTG ATCTGAGATTGGGATTATCGTTCGATGCAAACGACTCCCAAGAGGTACTTACTTCGAGAATATGTGAGTTTTTGATGAGGATCAAGTTCTTACTCTTGCTCGATGATGTGTGGAGAAGTATTGATCTCGAAAGTATTGGGATCCCTTTGCCGGATTCTAGGAACAAATCCAAAGTGGTGCTCACAGCTCGCTCGGAGGATGTGTGTAGTTACATGGATGCAAACAAGAAGCTGAAGGTTGATTTCTTGAACGAAGAGAATACGTGGAGTCTTTTTTGCCAAAAGCTTGGTGGGGTCGAGATTTTGAGCTCAGACTTAAAGCCTTATGCTGAAGAAATCGTCAAAAAATGTGGGGGTCTTCCACTAGCCCTTATAACTGTTGGACGGGCCATGGCCTATAGGAAGTCCGAGGAAGAATGGAAGTATGCACTAGAAGTACTCAATAATGCTCCATCTGAATTCGAAGGTATGGAAGATGTTTTTAGTTTACTGAAGTTTAGCGTTGATAACCTACATGATGATACATTAAAGAAGTGCTTTTTATATTGTGCATTATTCCCTGAGGAATATCCTCTCGAGATAGAACAACTTATAGACTATTGGATCGGAGAAGGATTTTTAGACGGATTAAATGAAAACAGCCTCCGTAACAAGGGGCACACATTCGTTGGTTCTTTGAAGGTTGCGTGCTTGCTAGAAAACAGAGAAGATAGCACCCAATTGAAGATGCATGACATTGTTCGAAGCTTTGCCTTGTGGGTACTTaccaaaaaaggaaagaaaaaggatAAGATGGTAGTACAAGGGTGTAATGGATTATATGAGTTACCAGGTGTGAAGTGGAAAAAGGCCGAGAGGATTTCCTTGTTGGGTAATGAACTCACCACGCTATCAGGAACGCCTGTTTGCCCACATTCATGCACATTGTTGCTCCATTGGAATCGTCGTTTGAGCAAAATATGTACTGATTTTTTCCTTCATATGCCTGCCCTTAAAGTGCTCGATTTATCTGTTACAAGCATCACACAAATTCCAAGGAGTATCGGTGAATCAGTCGAATTATGTTACCATGATCTATCGAGGACTAAGATAATCGAGCTCCCCCAAGAGTTAGGTTGTCTATCAAAGTTAACGTACTTGGATTTACAGCGAACTGATTCACTGAGAAAAATCCCGAGAGATGCAATATTATGA